The window GTAAAGCGACTTAAACCTCGGGTCTGTTATCCATTAATCGGGAATGCGATTTAAGGGTTAACAGTTGAAACAGTTAAAAGTTAACAGTTAACAGATCCTAGCTCTTACCTATCTCAATTAAAGAATTTGACTCGCCCTATGTCCGACAACAGCTTTCAGCTTGCCACGCTAGATAACCGTCCTTACTTTGAAAGTGCCTTACGCTTTGGCGTAAAAAACGGCCTCATCACCGCCGCTAAAATTAGCGCCATTGAGGCTGAGGCACCGAAAGGCATGGTACAGATGGCAGAGGTCTTTGGCAGCAAATATCTGCGTCCAGAAATCGATATGGCGCAAAAACGTATCGTCAATCTGGTCAGTTTATATCTGAAGCAAAGCACACAAGGTGACCTGACTTTAGCCGCCAAGATGATTAGCGATAATACGTTTCTAACGCTATCACGCGGTGGCTCCGGTTTGCTTAAAGCGCTATTCGTCATGCCCGAATATGCGTTGTTAGGTCGTGAAGAAAAAGGACGGGTAGAAGATTTTTTAGAAGTCTGGTCACGTAAAGACAATGACGTCGATTATCTCAATATCTTGGAACAGCGCAAAACCAATGCGACAGAAATCGCTGCGGCATTCTGGTTTGGAGAACAACTAGGGTTGTCGCGCGCTACCCTGCAAGAACAAGATGCGGATGCAGCGTCCGTGGTACGTACCGCCATGCTGTTACGTATGCTCGGCAAAACCGAAGAAAGCTTAGTCAACCAAGTTGAGTTCGCCAAACTGATCGATGCTGTGCGTAAAAAAGGTAAAATCAGCAAACGCACTAAAGACATATTTGAACCCATTCCTACCGAATACCAGGCCATTGCGGATCGTATTCAGCAAGAAATCAGCAACCACGATTTACCTCAAATTCTGAACGCTAGTCTGGCGCTTGATGTCGTCGTATTCGAGCTAAAAGATCGCTATTTCATCCGCGACTATGAGCTAGAAGACACCTCAGAATACGATGCGCTGGTATCTAAAGAATGGACCAAACTGACCAAAGGCAAAACAGATGTGTACGCCCTGCTCACGGTATTTTTCTGTCTGTCTGCAGGCGCTGCACCTAAGACTGTACTGACCGAAGCTAATGCAAAAACACTGGTCAAAAAAATCCGCAAGGATGGTTTTCATCCAGAGCTGGCAATCGAGTTCATCAAAACCGCCGCCCCCCATGAAAAGCAAGACAGTCTGCTAGAAGAATGGAATGATTTTGTGCAAGAAGCCGATGCGTATTTGCTGGACGATTGGGATAGTAGTTTTAGTGGAGCTTTACGGTTTTTAGATACGCATTGCGATATCGAGAAATCGAAGAAGTGAGTGAGCTAAATCTATTTAGGTATGGACTGTCGAGTTGAATACATTTTCAATATAAAATGGGTTTCGATATTGAATAAAGCAAGGAATCGAACGTGATGAAACGAAAATCCACTGATGACAAAATTGGTTTTATATTAGTTTTTTTATTCTTATTAGTTATCGGCTGGACTGTCGGAATTTCAAGTATTTTTTATCTTATTTACTTATTAATTTATGGGGCAATCGTCCTGTTCCTTTGGAATCTAGAATCACGTTTGGGGCGAACAATTGCAATCGTATTAATGCCAGCAATATTGTTCGCATCTCGACGGAAAAATCTAAATAGTTTATTGAACCTTAATCTCTAAAAAATTTTCTAAGCATTAAAAATTCATCACCGGTTTATTCAGGATATCCATGAATCCTCAACTTAACGCCATCATGATTTACGCAAGACAACCTCAAAAAACTGCTGATTTCTATCAACAGTTTTTTGGTTTTAGTTCAAAACCTGAGTCAGAGGGATTGGTAGAATTAGTTAGTGCAGACGGATCAACAATAATCTTCATACATCAGGTTGCAAAAAGTTTGAAATTGGGGCAAGCTGGTGTGAAACTCGTTTTTTCTGTAACAGATGTTGAGACCTTCAAAGCGCAAAGCTTAGAACGCGGACTTGCCTTTAGCAGCACGCATCAAGCCAATGGCTATCAGTTCGCTAATGCAAAAGATCCAGACAATAACTCGGTATCGATATCGAGTCGGGCATATCGTTCTATTGCATAGATATGCTGTGTGATTTTGACGACGTTCAACATCTGACTTCTGCATGCACATCCCAAAAAACGAGTTCTTGCCAATGCTAAACCGCATTCATCACGCTGCAATCATTTGTTCTGACTACGAAGTCTCTAAGCGCTTCTATAGTGAGTATCTGGGGCTGAAGATTATTGCCGAACATTTTCGTGTTGAACGTAACTCGTACAAACTGGATTTACAATTGCCTGATGGCTCCCAGATTGAGTTGTTCTCGTTCCCTAGTGTACCGCCTCGTCCGTCGTATCCTGAAGCACAGGGGCTGCGCCATCTGGCATTTGAAGTAAGAGATATTGATCACTGCAAGCGCCACCTGAAATCACTAGGCATCGCAGTCGAAGCAATTCGTACTGATGAATATACGGGCAAGCGTTTTGTTTTCTTTGCTGATCCAGATGGATTGCCTTTGGAGTTATATGAGGTCTAAATTCTTCACTCAGCTTACCAAGAGTCTGACTTTTCTAATGGCTTGTGGCTATAAACGCCAAGAGTGCCGATAATTATCTCAGTGCATCTTAGAAGATAAATCTAAGGATCATCAACATGAATAAATTTGGAAATCTCGTTGCGTCAACATTCATGTTTATCTTTGGACTCGCCAGTCTCTGGGTGGCAATCAAAGCATTACTCAAGGGATCAATTAGCATGGCGAGTGGAAGCAAGGATGTCTTGTTTTCGACTAATCCTATCGGATTTTTATTCGTCGTCGCATTTTGGATTACCTTCGGTTTATTTCTGATCTGGGTATCAAGCCGTAAAGAGGTCGATCCTTTTCAGCCAGATGACAGCAGCGATGCAAACGGTAAGCGAGCGGACTATCTACCCGAGCCTCTGCTGCTATATAAGTCACACGCTTGGGCGATCGGCATTATTGTTCTGATGACGCTATTCATGTTACCCCTAGGATATTTCTCTCTGGCGTTGTCCCAAAGCTTGGGTGCAGGCTTTGGCTTGCTCTTGATGTTGCCTTGGTTAGCCTGGTATTTATCAACGATCTGGCGCTGCATAAGAGACATTCGATGGCAAGGTCCGGCCTTAAAAATAGACCATGTGGGAATCAAAATCTATACAGAGAACGGGCACCTAATTCCGTGGCACGATCTTGTTGGCATCCGTTTAACCGCCTCTAGCAGCAATACTTATTTGGTCGTTCAATATAGGAATCTGGACACAGCCCGTCATCGTATCGCGCCATATAGCTTGTTCAGGTCGATCATGAGTCGCATTTTTTATCGTGGCTTTGAGGCTGGGATAAAATTAACGTCCCTCAAATTCAAACGCGCTAAAGTCATGCTGACAGCGCAAGCGTTTCTTCAATATTCGAAGCGGAGTTTTTAATCGGGAACTTCTAAAAACTCTTTAATTATGATTAGTCTAATTATTCTGGGTTCTTGAGCCATTTTCGTCTTGGAAGCCGCAGAATAACTGGAATATTAAAATTGAAAAAGTCAACAATGGCGCTATACAGGATTGTGGATTGCTTACACTCTCGCTCAGGATTAAGTGGAGTTTTATTCTGCTCAAAACAGGGCAGTTGGGCGTTGGCAGCTAGGCAAGTGTGTTGACGTTGCCGCCGATAGCGGGATTCGCAATGCTTAAGCTTGGCGGAGTGATGGTGCGATTCTCTGCTCCTAGAGCGATGGTCAAATCCTTGGTGATGCTATTATTTTCTTTAGAACGACTGGTTGTAGGGAGAGGCGTTTGCTGACTTGCATTGACGCTGTTTACCTGATCAATACGCGCCCTAACCTGACTAATTTTGCTAGACAGCGATTGAATTTGCACTTTGCCTTCTATCGTTTTGGACGACGCGCAATTTACACAATCAGATAGCTGTTGCTGATACCTGGCAAGCTGCGCCTGAAGACTGGCAAGCGCCGAAGCGGCATTGCCAGGATTAGCTGCACTGTTCCCGCCAATGATTGCAGAGGATGTTATCGCCTGTACCATGCTTCACTTTCGTCCTTGCTAATATCAATTGCACCTCGTATTTAGCTAAGTCGAACGAATAGCGGAAACCTTACATGAAATACAGATTTTGACGGTCCAATAAAAATGGAAATTTCCAACTACTACTTATTCGCTAACGACAACACATTATCACTACCGCCCGCGCCGAATACTTGCGCTTTCAGATGAGCTAATTGATCACGTACCTGGGCCGCTTTTTCAAACTCCAGATTTTTGGCGTGATCGAGCATGAGTTTTTCCAAGCGCTTTATTTCTCTGCTAATTTGCTTCTCACTCATGACTTCATAGCGCGCATGCTCTTGTGCAGCTTCTAGCTCTTGCTTGGCTTCTTGTTGGCTGTAGACGCCATCAATTAAATCTTTAATCTGTTTTTTAATGCCGATAGGCGTGATGTTATTCGCCAAATTAAACGCAACTTGTTTAGTGCGCCGACGTTCAGTCTCATCAATGGCGCGACGCATAGAGTCGGTAATTTTATCGCCGTATAAAATTGCCATCCCGTTTAAGTTACGTGCAGCACGGCCTATGGTTTGAATCAGGCTACGCTCCGACCGCAGGAAGCCTTCTTTATCAGCATCCAAGATCGCCACCAAAGACACTTCTGGGATATCCAGACCTTCTCGTAAAAGGTTAATGCCGACCAACACATCGAAGGTACCCAAACGTAGATCACGGATAATTTCTACCCGCTCTACCGTATCAATATCGCTGTGTAAATAACGTACTTTGATGCCGTTGTCCGCCAAAAAATCGGTCAATTGCTCGGACATTCGCTTCGTCAATGTCGTGACCAAGACACGCTCATTTTTCTGTACACGAATCGTAATCTCGTTCATCAGATCATCGACTTGCGTTAATGCCGGACGCACTTCAATTAGCGGATCGACCAAGCCTGTCGGTCGTACTACTTGTTCAACAACTTGATCGGCATGCTGTTTTTCATATTCTGCCGGGGTAGCTGACACAAAAATCGTCTGCCGCATTTTGCTCTCAAATTCTACAAACTTGAGCGGACGATTATCTAGCGCGGACGGCAGCCGGAAACCATAATCAACCAGATTTGTTTTTCGTGCTCTGTCGCCGTTATACATGCCGTTTAACTGTCCGGTCAGTACATGTGACTCATCTAAAAACATGAGCGCGTCTGCGGGCAAATAATCCACCAGTGTCGGCGGTGGATCACCGGCTTTAGCGCCACTTAAATGGCGTGAATAGTTTTCAATGCCTTTAGTAAAACCGATCTCGGACATCATCTCTAAATCAAAACGTGTACGTTGTTCTATCCGCTGCTCTTCAATCAGCTTATTCTCTTTGCGGAAAAATTCTAAGCGTTCACGCAGCTCGATTTTGATTGTTTCTACTGCGCGTAATACGGTTTCGCGCGGGGTCACGTAATGCGAACTTGGATAGACAGTAAAGCGTGGAATTTTTTGTTTTACGCGGCCGGTCAGCGGATCAAATAATTGGAGATTTTCGATCTCATCATCAAACATTTCTACCCGTACTGCTAGTTCAGCATGTTCTGCCGGGAAGATATCAATCGTATCGCCACGCACCCGGAATGTGCCGCGGCCGAAATCAATTTCGTTCCTGGTGTATTGCATCTGAATCAGGCGTGCGATCAAATCCCGCTGGCTGACTTTGTCCTTTGTGCGTAAGGTCAAAATCATCTTGTGGTATTCGCTAGGATTACCGATACCGTAAATCGCAGAGACGGTCGCGACAATAATCACATCACGCCGCTCCATCAGTGACTTGGTGCAAGACAAGCGCATTTGCTCAATATGCTCGTTGATCGCAGAATCTTTTTCGATAAATAAATCACGCTGTGGGACATACGCTTCTGGCTGATAATAATCGTAGTAGCTGACGAAATATTCCACGGCATTACGCGGAAAAAATTCGCGGAACTCGCTGTACAACTGCGCTGCCAAAGTTTTATTAGGTGCAAAAACAATCGCAGGCCGGCCGCTTTGCGCGATTACGTTTGCCATCGTATAAGTTTTGCCAGAACCGGTTACCCCAAGCAAAGTCTGGAAAAACAAACCGTCGTTAATCCCCTCCAGCAACTTGGCAATCGCAGCCGGTTGATCGCCCGCCGGAGGAAAAGGCTGAAATAGCTCAAACTGAGAATCCGGAAAAGTGACGAACTTGCCTTCCGGCGGATTATTAGTATTGCTATTATTTTCAGCAGAAATTATCGATGCTACAGGCATGACGCACTTACCTTTGTTAGAATGGGGTGATTGAAATTTCAAGCATGTCCAGATTGTCACCAATTGGCATTATTCCAACCTCTCTGTCAGAAATTTGACAGCTAATTTTTCATATTATCACGATGAACGCACCTGCCTCCGCCTCCCTGTTCTCTGCCATAGAAATGGCACCACGCGATCCTATCCTCGGCATCACAGAGGGCTTTAACGCGGATAAAAATCCCGCTAAAGTCAATCTTGGTGTCGGCGTTTATTACGATGATAATGGCAAAGTGCCATTGTTGGAATGCGTCAAAAAAGCCGAAGCTATTTTGATGGAAAAATTCGCGCCACGCACTTACTTGCCGATTGAAGGCTTAGCTGCTTATGATAAAGCAGTACAAGAATTAGTGTTCGGTGCAGACAGTGCCGTTGTTGTAGAAAAGCGTGTCATCACGGCGCAAGCAATTGGTGGCACTGGTGCATTGAAATTGGGTGCCGACTTTTTAAAACGCTTCGCGCCGGATTCGCAAGTATGGATCAGCGATCCAAGCTGGGAAAACCATCGCGCTTTATTTGAATCTGCTGGCTTTGTGGTCAATTCCTACCCCTACTACGACGCAGTGACTAAAGGCGTGAACTTTGCAGGCATGCTAGAGGCACTGAAGGCCATGCCAGCAGGCGCGATCGTGTTGCTGCACGCGTGCTGCCACAATCCGACTGGCGCCGATCTGAGCGATGCACAATGGACGGAAGTCATCGCAGTCGTCACCGAACGCAAGCTGGTACCCTTCCTGGATATGGCTTACCAAGGTTTTGGCGATGGCATAGAAGCCGATGGCAAAGTAGTACGCCGCTTTGCGGAAACTGGATGCGCTCTGTTCGTCTCCAATTCATTCTCTAAATCCTTCTCCTTGTACGGCGAGCGCGTTGGCGCACTGAGTATTGCCGCCTCCAGTGCAGAAGAAGCTGCGCGCATCATGTCTCAATTAAAGCGTGTAATCCGTACTAACTATTCCAATCCACCAACTCATGGCGGCCAAGTAGTTGCGACCGTATTGTCAACACCAGAACTGCGCCAATTGTGGGAAGAAGAACTGGCAGGCATGCGGGTACGCATCCGCGAAATGCGCTCTGCCTTTGTTGCAGAGTTAAAAGCAAAAGCTCCAGCGTATAACTTTGACTTTGTGACCCAGCAACGCGGCATGTTTTCTTACTCTGGCTTAACGAAAGAGCAAGTAGAAAAGCTGCGTGATAACAATTCTATCTACGCTGTCGATACCGGTCGTATTTGTGTTGCAGCTTTAAACAAGCGCAATATCGATGTCGTCATTGACGCAATTGCTCAGGTTTTATAGACGTTTCAGGGTAGAAAAATTTTGACAGAACAGGCAAAGACGCATATAATCTTTGTCTCTGTTCCCTGATAGCTCAGTTGGTAGAGCGACGGACTGTTAATCCGCAGGTCCCTGGTTCGAGTCCAGGTCGGGGAGCCACAGAATTCCTAGCATGTTGCAAGTGCAGTAAAAAGTTTAACGAAGATCATCATTTCTTCTATTCCCTGATAGCTCAGTTGGTAGAGCGACGGACTGTTAATCCGCAGGTCCCTGGTTCGAGTCCAGGTCGGGGAGCCAAATAATTAAGGGGTCGCATGCAAATGCGACCCCTTTTGTTTTTCGCTCAAATGTTATTCCGATGCATTTGTTGGGAAATAATCGGTCAGTCTCTTTTTAAATCTGGCGCATAAATTGTCCTGTCCAAGCTAATCCAAGTTTCTAAAGAACAAAAGCCCGACATCAATCGGGCTTTCATTTTCAAGCATCCAATACATCAGCAAATACATCAGCAAATCAATCCGCGATCACACCATCATTAAGTAAGCTTTCTACGGCTTAACGAAACGCAAAGTAAAGCGGTCGCTCTCACCGATCTCTTTGTATTTCTGACGATTATTTTCTTTATCAGCGTAGGTCGGCGGCAGTGTCCAAACACCTTTCGCATAATCCTTTGTATCTTTAGGATTAGCATTCACTTCACTCTTCCCCACCAATTTAAATCCTGCTTGCTGGGCTAATGCGATGACATACTCTTCTGGCAAATAGCCGGTATCAATTAATTTTGCGTCTAAAGTTTTACCAGCAGCCGCGCGATGATCAACCACACCTAACACACCGCCCGGTTTAAGCACGTCGAACATCGCCTTGAAGGTAGGGACTTCTGTATGATCTCCGACCCAGTTATGCACGTTTCTAAAGGTCAGCACGTAGTCAGCTGAGTTTGCCGGTCCAAATTGCGGTGCGGCTGGATCAAAATTAATTGTCCTTGCTTTGCTGTAGCGCTCAGGATCTGCAAGAAATTTTTTATTTTGTGCGTCTGCTGTTCTGTTCTGATATGCAGCGCTGCTAGCAGACACTTTATTGCCGTCAATATTGGCGGCAATGTAATGGCCCTTCTCTTTTAAAAAAGGTGCCAGTATCTCGCCATACCAAGCTGATCCGCCCGGAGTAATTTCGATCACCGTCGCATTAGCTTGAACACCAAAAAATTCCAAGGTCTGTTTTGGGTGGCGATATTGATCTCGCGCGCGATTTTCGTCAGAACGCCAAACACCTTTGATAACGGTGTCTAAGCCGGAATCAACTACGTTAGTTTGTGCTACAACGGGGTTGAGCACGCCGCAAAGCAGAGCACTAACGGTCAGAAATAAACGTGATTTATTGATTAAATGAGATTGGGGGAAGTTCATGAATTATTCCTAGCATTTTTAAATGAGCATTAGCACTGCCTGGCTCCACTTAGGTTCAACAAGGAGATGGGTCAGAGCTATCTATTTGAAACAGTAGACCAAGCATTGTCACAACAATTCTGCATACATTGAATATATTTTTATGGTACGTCATTCTCTACAGAAGAATATACTCATCATAGTATATTTTAACTGTCCATATATTAACTGGACAGTAAGCCAATTTAAGAAAATATAATGGGGAGTATATTCAAGCAATGTTTGCAGTATCAAGCTAAAACAAAAATTCCTCTTGCATTACCTGCCCCAATTATCTGCCCCATTAAGTCAGAATAAGCATGCCACATAAAATTAAAGCCAGACATGATTGAAATCTTGAAATTTCAATCATGTCTGGCTTAAAAGGTGACGCTAAGGTGCTTCGTTCACCAGCACCAGCATCAAATCAGCGCTTTAACAAATTGAGCACTGCATGCAGTTCTTCGCGAATCTGTAATAAATTAACCGGGATTGTTACTTCCATTTCATTCAGCTCATCTTTGATCGTTGCATGCAAATTCAATTTATTTCTTGCACCATTAATCGTAAAACCCTGCTCATATAAAAGTTCGCGGATACGGCGTATCAACAAGACTTCGTGATGCTGGTAATAACGGCGATTGCCACGTCGTTTTACCGGTTTTAATTGAGTAAACTCCTGCTCCCAATAACGTAATACATGTGGTTTGACACCACACAATTCACTGACTTCACCGATAGTAAAATAGCGTTTCGCTGGTATCGGCGGCAACACAAAAGCATCGATCTTGATTTCGCTCATAAAGGAATTCAGGCAGCATGTGCAAGGGGTTGACTACCTGCAGCGTCGACCATTCCTTTAAGTTTTTGGCTAGCATGGAATGTCACAACACGACGCGCGGTAATAGGAATTTCTTCACCAGTTTTCGGGTTACGGCCAGGACGCTGGGGTTTATCTCGCAATTGAAAATTACCAAAGCCAGATAATTTTACCGCCTCGCCTCTTTCTAACGCATCACGAATCTCGTCAAAAAAAGTTTCCACCATATCTTTGGCTTCACGTTTATTCAAACCAACTTGTTCAAACAAGAGTTCTGCTAACTCTGCTTTGGTCAAGGTAGGTAAGTCTCGTTCCGCTTGTGAACGTGCTTTTGCTTCACGCATCGCCCGGTTCAAATCTGCATCAAGAACTGATTGCAGTTCGGCGGAAGTCACTTCATTCATTCTTTTTTAATCCTACTTGCTGAAAATCAAAGCGATCATCTTAAGCAGCTATGCAAAATGAGATCGCGATAATTTTTATTTATTTAGACGCACTGTCAGGTACATTGCGGCGGAGTTATCTCAACGTAATCTTGCTGAGAATTTACTTGCAGCTGCAGCCAGTAAAGATGCCATTGCAGCTTCTACCTTATCATCTTGCAGCGTACTTTGAGTATCTTGCAAGCTAAAGCGGAATGCAAGACTTTTCTCGTCAGACTCCAGTCCCTTACCACGATATTCATCAAATAAAACAACGGCTTGCAAGATTTTACATGTTTCGTTTGACTTCGCCTCAGCAAAGAAAACATCGAGTAAATCTTGAGCAGAAATTGTTTGTTTTACTAATAAAGCAAGATCACGAGTGACCGCTTGAAATTTTGAAATTTCTTGATAAATCGGTAGCGTAATGGATTGCAGACTTTGCGTATCTACTTCAAAAACGACTGGCGCTAAAGGTAAATCATATTTTTGCTGCAAACGTGGATGTAACTCGCCAACGATGCCCACTACTTTGCCATCACACTCAATACTAGCAGAGCGCCCTGGGTGCAAAGCTGGATGTTCAACTTTACTAAAGCGCAAAGTTTTAGGTGCAAACAAGGCTTCCAAGTCCGCTTTAATATCAAAGAAATCGACATTGCGTGTTGCCTGACCCCACTGTTCTTCAACTACGGGACCATATGCAAGTGCGGACAGACGCTTCGGCTGATCATAACCAGCAATCGTCAGAGGACCGTCTGGAATGGCCGCATTGCGCAGATAGATCGCACCAATTTCAAAAATGCGCACACGGTTCATCTTGCGATTTAAATTGTAGCGCGCATTAGCAACCAAACTAGCGATCAAACTGCTGCGCATCGCGCTCATATGACTGGCAATTGGATTCAGTAATTTAATCGGGGCGTCATTACCTACAAAATCTTTTTCCCAAGCCTCTTCTACAAAACTATAGTTGACGACTTCTTGGTAATCCATGTCTGCAATTTGACGACGGACTGTAAATAAAGAACGCTGATTTTCTGGCACAATGCGCATCGCGTTTGCTGCGATGGGAGGTAACGCAGGAATATTTTCAAAACCATAAACCCGGACGACTTCTTCAATCAAGTCCTCTTCGATTTCAATATCAAAACGATAGGATGGTGGCGTTACCAGGAATTCTCCCGGAGTTTGCTTAAACGCCAATCCCAAACGGGTAAATATATCGGCGATCTGCGCATCGTTCAATGCAACACCAATCACTTTAACCGCACGCGCCGTACGCAAAAGCACCGCAGGGCGCTTTGGTAAATTAACGATCAGGTCAGTGACTGGGCCGACTTTGACTTGCGTGCTACCACCACAAATTTCTACGATCAAGGCAGTAATACGTTCAATATGCTCGACTGTCGTCGCGTAGTCCACGCCGCGCTCAAAGCGATGTGCCGCATCTGTAGAAAAATTATAACGGCGCGCCCTACCCTGTATCGCTTGCGGCCACCAGAATGCTGCTTCCAGATAAATATTCTGCGTTTCGAGCGTTACGGCAGTAGAGTCACCACCCATGATGCCGGCCAAAGATTCGATCTCTTTGTCATCTGCAATGACGCCTATCCATTCATCTACTGCAACGGTATTGCCATTCAATAGTTTTAATGACTCCCCCGTTTTGCCCCAACGCACATCCAGACCACCGTGGATTTTATCCAAATCAAATACATGGGTTGGACGTCCAAGTTCTAACATCACATAATTAGAAATATCGACTAAGGCAGAGATTGGCCGCTGACCGCTGCGCTCAAGACGCTGCTTCATCCAGTCTGGTGTCGGAGCTTTGGCGTTAACACCGCGAATAACCCGACCACTGAAACGTCCACACAAATCAGGCGCAGATATTTTAACGGGTAAAGTTTCTTGCAGAGTGACTGCTACCGAATGAATTTCAGGCAGCGTTAACACGGTACCGGTTAATGCCGACACTTCACGCGCAACACCCAATACGGACAGGCAGTCTGCCTTATTCGGGGTCAACTTGATCGTGAATTTAAGATCATTTAATTGATAGTAATCCCGGAAATTTTGTCCGACCGGCGCGTCTACAGGCAAATCCAATAAACCGCCCTGATCGTCTGATAATTTTAATTCACGGGCAGAGCACAACATGCCTTGCGATTCAACACCACGCAATTTACCAACTTTGATCTCGAACGGTTTGCCATCGGCACCCGGCGGCAATACCGCACCCGCCATAGCACACGGCACTTTCATACCAACACGCACATTCGGTGCACCACACACAATATTGAGCAGAGTACCGGTGCCAACATCTACCTGACAAACGTTGAGGCGATCAGCATCAGGATGCTTGGAAATCTCACGAATTTCTGCAACGACTACATTACTAAAAGGCGGTGCGACAGCTTCTACTTCTTCTACTTCTAATCCAGACATCGTGAGTAAGTGTGACAACTCATCCGAAGTCATCTTCGGATCAACCATAGTGCGTAGCCAGTTTTCAGAAAATTGCATAATTCAGCCGTGTAAATATTCA of the Undibacterium sp. 5I1 genome contains:
- the pheT gene encoding phenylalanine--tRNA ligase subunit beta, yielding MQFSENWLRTMVDPKMTSDELSHLLTMSGLEVEEVEAVAPPFSNVVVAEIREISKHPDADRLNVCQVDVGTGTLLNIVCGAPNVRVGMKVPCAMAGAVLPPGADGKPFEIKVGKLRGVESQGMLCSARELKLSDDQGGLLDLPVDAPVGQNFRDYYQLNDLKFTIKLTPNKADCLSVLGVAREVSALTGTVLTLPEIHSVAVTLQETLPVKISAPDLCGRFSGRVIRGVNAKAPTPDWMKQRLERSGQRPISALVDISNYVMLELGRPTHVFDLDKIHGGLDVRWGKTGESLKLLNGNTVAVDEWIGVIADDKEIESLAGIMGGDSTAVTLETQNIYLEAAFWWPQAIQGRARRYNFSTDAAHRFERGVDYATTVEHIERITALIVEICGGSTQVKVGPVTDLIVNLPKRPAVLLRTARAVKVIGVALNDAQIADIFTRLGLAFKQTPGEFLVTPPSYRFDIEIEEDLIEEVVRVYGFENIPALPPIAANAMRIVPENQRSLFTVRRQIADMDYQEVVNYSFVEEAWEKDFVGNDAPIKLLNPIASHMSAMRSSLIASLVANARYNLNRKMNRVRIFEIGAIYLRNAAIPDGPLTIAGYDQPKRLSALAYGPVVEEQWGQATRNVDFFDIKADLEALFAPKTLRFSKVEHPALHPGRSASIECDGKVVGIVGELHPRLQQKYDLPLAPVVFEVDTQSLQSITLPIYQEISKFQAVTRDLALLVKQTISAQDLLDVFFAEAKSNETCKILQAVVLFDEYRGKGLESDEKSLAFRFSLQDTQSTLQDDKVEAAMASLLAAAASKFSARLR